TCCGCCTTTGTCATCGGTTCCTCCCGCGTTTTCTTCTGAAGACAAAAAGATATTTACACAGGTGGAGGCGCTTGCCCGGCGCATACGGCAGAATGCCGCACCGCAGGATGCCCCGCAGCAGGTTGAAGCCGCGGGCGGCATGGGCGGCCCCGCACAAAGCGATGCCGCTCCCGTCTCGCTGCACTGGCCGCTGCCGGGCAGAATATCGTCCGGTTTCGGCTGGCGTCCGGACCCGTTTACAGGTGAACGGGAATGGCACGCGGGGCTTGATATCGCCGGAGAAGAAGGCGAACCCGTGGCAGCCTGCTGGGACGGAAAGGTGGTTTTTGCCGGAGAAAAGGGAGACTACGGCAAACTGGTGGTGCTGGAACACGCCGGCGGGTGGCGCAGTTATTACGGTCACAACAGTGAACTGAATGTGGAAGTGGGGGATGTTGTCACGGCTGGCAGGAAAATTGCTGAAGTAGGTGACACAGGCCGCTCCACAGGCCCCCATCTGCACTTCGAACTGCGTCAGGGTGAACTTGCATGGAACCCCGAGCAGATCAGAAACCGGCTGATGGCGGGGCTTTCCATAGGTAAACGC
Above is a window of Oleidesulfovibrio alaskensis DSM 16109 DNA encoding:
- a CDS encoding peptidoglycan DD-metalloendopeptidase family protein, producing MSGPLYDSGMASSALEGQELVRRKREMDALRQRLGDSKSREQRLRESCEGFESLFIQKLWQQMRATVPKEGYLHSRDEEMYQSMFDQELAKKMASAGGIGLADMLYEQLQGRLEDASRTTSPGAMTGAAAVRPLSLRDGAAAVPEDAAALPEDAAAGDAVPQDGDEAMYTPLEQPQAGAGKSVLADSAPAEHPPLSSVPPAFSSEDKKIFTQVEALARRIRQNAAPQDAPQQVEAAGGMGGPAQSDAAPVSLHWPLPGRISSGFGWRPDPFTGEREWHAGLDIAGEEGEPVAACWDGKVVFAGEKGDYGKLVVLEHAGGWRSYYGHNSELNVEVGDVVTAGRKIAEVGDTGRSTGPHLHFELRQGELAWNPEQIRNRLMAGLSIGKRG